Below is a window of Candidatus Bathyarchaeia archaeon DNA.
TGAAAACCAGCTGCGATTCCTCGCCGAACTCTTCCGATCAGTCATCGACAAACCCGGAACAACCAGCCCCAAAGTCCTCATAACCGGAGACATCGGAACCGGCAAGACAGTTCTGACCCAGCGGTTCGGGACCGATATCCAGCGCACCGCTAAGACTCTGAAACTCAATCTCCAGTACATCCACGTGAACTGCCGCGAGTACCGTGGAAGTCTCTTCATGATCCTCAAACGGGTCCTCCAGACGTTCACGCCCCAGTTCCCACAACGAGGCTTCTCGAGCGAAGAACTACTCCACATACTTCTGGACCAGCTAGAGGACAAGAACCTCCACATCATCCTCACTCTCGACGAGGCGGA
It encodes the following:
- a CDS encoding AAA family ATPase; this encodes MIEKTSLSAPSQIVRDALSRPTIFKDESPLSLEWLPPRLPHRENQLRFLAELFRSVIDKPGTTSPKVLITGDIGTGKTVLTQRFGTDIQRTAKTLKLNLQYIHVNCREYRGSLFMILKRVLQTFTPQFPQRGFSSEELLHILLDQLEDKNLHIILTLDEADSLIKAEGSTSLYNLTRIQEERPGRPVRLSLIIVLREL